Proteins encoded together in one Amblyraja radiata isolate CabotCenter1 chromosome 11, sAmbRad1.1.pri, whole genome shotgun sequence window:
- the ndufa2 gene encoding NADH dehydrogenase [ubiquinone] 1 alpha subcomplex subunit 2, which produces MAAAAAAAVVRGIGSKLSHNLRELRIHLCQSSAGSQGVRDFIEQHYVTMKKANPEFPILIRECAGVQPKAWARYDFGRERNVVLDNLNSEQVAKALESLITKP; this is translated from the exons atggcggcggcggcggcggctgctgtGGTGAGGGGCATCGGGTCAAAGCTGAGCCACAACCTGCGGGAGCTGCGCATTCACCTGTGCCAGAGCTCGGCGGGCAGCCAGGGAGTCCG GGACTTCATCGAGCAGCACTATGTGACGATGAAGAAAGCCAATCCCGAATTTCCAATCCTAATCCGCGAATGTGCCGGTGTGCAGCCGAAAGCGTGGGCTCGATATG ACTTTGGAAGAGAGAGGAATGTAGTGTTGGATAATTTAAACTCTGAGCAGGTGGCAAAGGCATTGGAGTCTCTAATTACCAAGCCATGA